A genome region from Corvus hawaiiensis isolate bCorHaw1 chromosome 4, bCorHaw1.pri.cur, whole genome shotgun sequence includes the following:
- the USP18 gene encoding ubl carboxyl-terminal hydrolase 18 — protein MGQRSGRQERSKKPELALSETMEAETEVRNNEEETKEAKAKNQRLMSVFGVADLKNEAIGLYNLGLSCCLNSLLQVFLMNIRFTGILRRIAVPSSHVQRKNSVPYQMLLLLEKMQCGKCKAVSPTELAWCLSLHRVKLFVQHDAAQLFLTLWNLLQKQMKKPELVEELRDLYTICIQEHLACQKCSFEVKSNSTMLTLPLPVLDANSHRLKTLEESLQYFFHPEELTGQNMCFCQQCGRKTTFLQSMKLVRLPQTLTLHLKRFCFERSSHSHKLSHCLPFPQELDFNEVLTENQCQADDSEKATWQYELFAVVAHSGSSSCGHYCAYIRSLTECKWYCFNDSQVCQVSWDDVKCTYGHASLYWRETAYLLIYMKKNPQ, from the exons ATGGGACAAAGAAGTGGGCGtcaagaaagaagcaagaaaccAGAGCTGGCATTAAGTGAGACCATGGAGGCAGAAACCGAAGTACGAAATAATGAAGAGGAAACCAAAGAGGCGAAGGCCAAAAACCAGAGGCTGATGTCTGTCTTTGGTGTGGCAGACTTAAAAAATG AAGCTATTGGACTGTACAACCTTGGACTGAGCTGCTGTCTGAACTCTCTGCTCCAAGTGTTCCTCATGAACATACGCTTCACAGGGATACTCCGAAG GATTGCAGTGCCGTCATCTCATGTGCAGAGGAAGAACAGTGTTCCGTACCAAATGCTCCTGCTCTTGGAGAAGATGCAGTGTGGCAAGTGCAAAGCTGTTAGTCCCACAGAGCTGGCTTGGTGCCTTTCACTGCACAGGGTGAAAT TGTTTGTGCAGCATGATGCTGCTCAGCTCTTTCTGACTCTCTGGAACTTGTTACAGAAGCAGATGAAAAAGCCAGAGCTG GTTGAAGAGCTGAGGGATTTGTACACAATCTGCATACAGGAGCATCTGGCCTGTCAGAAATGCTCTTTTGAAGTAAAGAGCAACAGCACCATGTTAACCCTTCCACTCCCAGTGTTGGATGCCAATTCTCACAGGCTGAAGACTCTG GAGGAGTCTCTGCAATACTTCTTCCATCCAGAAGAGCTGACTGGTCAAAACATGTGTTTCTGTCAACAGTGTGGGAGGAAAACAACTTTTCTGCAG AGCATGAAGCTCGTCCGTCTGCCACAGACTCTGACCTTGCACCTGAAGCGCTTCTGCTTtgaaagatcatctcattcacACAAGCTAAGTCACTGCCTGCCATTCCCACAAGAACTTGACTTCAATGAAGTCTTGACAGAAAATCAGTGCCAAGCAGATGACAGTGAAAAG GCTACCTGGCAGTACGAGCTTTTTGCTGTTGTGGCCCATTCAGGATCAAGCAGCTGTGGCCATTACTGTGCCTACATTCGAAGCCTCACAGAGTGTAAATGGTATTGCTTCAACGATTCTCAGGTTTGCCAG GTATCGTGGGATGATGTTAAATGCACCTATGGACATGCCAGCCTCTACTG GAGAGAAACGGCCTATCTCTTGATTTATATGAAAAAGAATCCTCAGTAG
- the PEX26 gene encoding peroxisome assembly protein 26, with product MRAEPPAWAPGPAQAAALLEEAADLLVLHRDFAAAVERCEAGCYSLGPGPGPGHESFAEVKCSLCVVGIQALAEMNRWREVLSWVLQYYHVPEHLPPKVLELCILLYSKVREPQVMLEVGSSWLRDHANQSLPEFGSVLELYLVHVLLPLGRFEGAEELVRGCDVFDSEQQLAFLGTICDSRCQWTRQEETRSAAEEQQDPVTETVLGALSQKLLTMLTLLRRALRSMSNHFYLLPYKKMLLATFLLYLVVVRLDPASPTSLPFIYKLVQLFRQAWAAVLSPIHRPPIRD from the exons atgcgGGCCGAGCCGCCCGCCTGGGCCCCGGGGCCGGCGCAGGCGGCCGCGCTGCTGGAGGAGGCGGCGGacctgctggtgctgcaccgGGACTTCGCCGCCGCCGTGGAGCGCTGTGAGGCGGGCTGCTACAGCTTGGgacccggccccggccccggccacGAGAG TTTTGCAGAAGTGAAATGCTCCCTTTGTGTTGTGGGGATTCAGGCGCTGGCCGAGATGAACCGGTGGAGAGAAGTTCTGTCTTGGGTCCTACAGTATTACCATGTCCCTGAACATCTGCCTCCAAAAGTTCTGGAGCTGTG TATCCTGTTGTACAGCAAAGTGAGAGAGCCGCAGGTGATGCTGGAAgtgggcagcagctggctgaGAGACCACGCCAACCAGAGCCTCCCCGAGTTCGGGTCCGTGCTGGAGCTCTACCTGGTGCACGTGCTGCTGCCGCTGGGCCGCTTCGAGGGCGCGGAGGAGCTGGTGCGAGGCTGTGACGTGTTTGACAGCGAGCAGCAGCTGGCCTTCCTCGGCACCATTTGCGACAGCCGCTGCCAGTGGACTCGGCAGGAGGAGACACGCTcggctgctgaggagcagcaggacccAGTGACAGAAACTGTTCTGG GAGCGCTGTCCCAAAAGCTCCTGACCATGTTGACGTTGCTACGTAGAGCCCTGAGGTCCATGTCAAACCACTTCTATTTACTTCCTTACAAGAAGATGCTCTTGGCCACTTTTTTGCTGTACCTGGTGGTGGTGAGATTAGACCCAG CTTCTCCCACATCACTGCCATTCATTTACAAACTGGTCCAGCTCTTCCGCCAGGCTTGGGCAGCTGTGCTTTCTCCAATCCATAGGCCTCCAATTCGAGACTAA
- the TUBA8 gene encoding tubulin alpha-8 chain, with amino-acid sequence MRECISVHVGQAGVQIGNACWELFCLEHGIQPDGTFKDLQDKLSCEDSFTTFFNETATGKHVPRAVMVDLEPTVVDEVRAGTFRELFHPEQLITGKEDAANNYARGHYTIGKESIDMVLDRVRKLTDTCSGLQGFLIFHSFGGGTGSGFTSLLMERLSVDYGKKSKLEFAIYPAPQVSTAVVEPYNSILTTHTTLEHSDCAFMVDNEAIYDICRRNLDIERPTYTNLNRLISQIVSSITASLRFDGALNVDLTEFQTNLVPYPRIHFPLVTYAPIISSDRAHHEQLSVAEITNACFEPNNQMVKCDPRHGKYMACCMLYRGDVVPKDVNVAIAAIKTKRTIQFVDWCPTGFKVGINYQPPTVVPGGDLAQVQRAVCMLSNTTAIAEAWARLDHKFDLMYAKRAFVHWYVGEGMEEGEFAEAREDLAALEKDYEEVGTDSFEEENDGE; translated from the exons ATG CGTGAGTGCATCTCTGTTCACGTTGGCCAGGCTGGAGTGCAGATAGGAAATGCATGCTGGGAACTCTTCTGCCTGGAGCACGGCATTCAGCCAGACGGCACCTTCAAGGACCTGCAAGATAAACTCAGCTGTGAGGACTCTTTTACCACTTTTTTCAACGAAACAGCCACTGGGAAGCACGTGCCACGGGCTGTAATGGTGGACTTGGAACCAACTGTAGTAG aTGAAGTACGGGCTGGCACCTTCAGGGAACTTTTTCATCCAGAACAGCTGATCACTGGAAAGGAAGATGCAGCCAATAATTATGCCCGTGGCCACTACACCATTGGCAAGGAGAGCATTGATATGGTGCTGGATCGTGTCCGTAAGCTG ACTGATACCTGTTCTGGGCTGCAAGGATTCCTGATCTTCCACAGCTTTGGTGGCGGTACCGGCTCTGGTTTTACCTCCTTGCTGATGGAACGCCTCTCTGTGGATTATGGAAAGAAGTCCAAACTGGAGTTTGCCATCTACCCAGCCCCTCAGGTCTCCACCGCTGTGGTGGAACCCTACAATTCCATCCTGACCACGCACACCACGCTGGAGCACTCGGACTGTGCCTTCATGGTGGATAACGAGGCCATCTACGACATCTGCCGCCGCAACCTGGACATCGAGCGCCCCACCTACACCAACCTCAACCGCCTGATCAGCCAGATCGTGTCCTCCATCACGGCCTCGCTGCGCTTCGACGGCGCCCTCAACGTGGACCTGACAGAGTTCCAGACCAACCTGGTGCCCTACCCGCGCATCCACTTCCCCTTGGTGACCTACGCCCCCATCATCTCCTCCGACAGAGCACACCACGAGCAGCTCTCGGTGGCCGAGATCACCAACGCCTGCTTCGAGCCCAACAACCAGATGGTGAAGTGTGACCCGAGGCACGGCAAGTACATGGCCTGCTGCATGCTCTACCGGGGCGACGTCGTCCCCAAGGACGTCAACGTAGCCATTGCTGCCATCAAGACCAAGAGAACCATCCAGTTTGTCGACTGGTGTCCAACAGGCTTCAAG GTTGGGATCAACTACCAGCCTCCTACAGTTGTTCCTGGTGGAGACCTAGCCCAAGTTCAGCGGGCAGTGTGCATGCTGAGCAACACCACAGCCATTGCCGAGGCTTGGGCAAGGCTCGACCACAAGTTTGACCTGATGTACGCCAAGAGAGCTTTTGTGCATTGGTATGTGGGTGAAGGCATGGAGGAGGGAGAGTTTGCAGAGGCCCGAGAGGACCTGGCTGCCCTGGAAAAGGACTATGAAGAAGTGGGAACTGACtcatttgaagaagaaaatgatggggagtaa